Proteins encoded by one window of Pseudomonas sp. PSKL.D1:
- a CDS encoding LysR family transcriptional regulator: MDKFSNMAVFVKVVEMGSFTAVANHLDSTVGNVSRAVSALEQMLDTRLLQRSTRRLAVTDAGQRYYARCTAILADLENAEAQARNALLEPRGTLRVHCVPGLARHLVTAAALHYRDTYAEVTVDLMLSQRMPNLLEDQLDVSIQIARVLPDSSYVSQKIGVSHCVLVASPQYLAKHGAPQAPADLADHACLLLNTVDYARDAWELKSRKGDATFIPSGPSFSVNDMEAMAVAVQSGAGIGLLAGFAAMDGLRAGSLVRVLPGYYTQARNVYAVYTSRQFVDAKITRFMEVLRATVGNELAAIAEALNVD; encoded by the coding sequence ATGGACAAGTTTTCGAACATGGCGGTGTTCGTGAAGGTGGTTGAGATGGGCAGCTTCACGGCCGTGGCCAACCACCTGGACTCCACGGTGGGGAATGTCTCCCGGGCAGTGTCGGCACTTGAGCAGATGCTCGACACCCGCCTGCTCCAACGCTCCACTCGGCGCCTGGCGGTTACCGACGCCGGCCAGCGTTATTACGCACGCTGCACCGCCATCCTTGCCGACCTGGAAAATGCCGAAGCCCAAGCCCGCAATGCATTGCTCGAGCCACGTGGCACGCTGCGCGTGCACTGCGTACCGGGGCTGGCTCGGCACTTGGTGACAGCGGCGGCCCTGCACTATCGCGACACGTATGCAGAGGTCACGGTAGACCTGATGCTTTCGCAAAGAATGCCGAACCTGCTGGAAGACCAACTGGATGTCTCGATCCAGATCGCCAGGGTGTTGCCGGACTCAAGCTATGTCAGCCAGAAGATCGGGGTAAGTCACTGCGTGCTGGTGGCATCGCCGCAATACCTGGCAAAACATGGCGCGCCACAGGCACCCGCTGACCTGGCAGATCACGCCTGCCTGCTGCTCAACACCGTGGACTACGCGCGTGACGCGTGGGAACTCAAGAGCCGCAAGGGCGATGCAACGTTCATCCCCAGTGGGCCAAGCTTCAGTGTGAATGACATGGAGGCCATGGCCGTGGCGGTGCAAAGCGGGGCGGGGATCGGGCTGCTGGCGGGCTTCGCCGCCATGGACGGGTTGCGTGCGGGGAGCCTTGTGCGCGTGCTGCCGGGCTATTACACGCAGGCGCGCAATGTGTATGCGGTGTACACGTCGCGGCAGTTTGTGGATGCCAAGATCACGCGATTCATGGAGGTGCTCAGGGCCACCGTGGGTAATGAGCTGGCAGCGATTGCCGAAGCGCTGAACGTGGATTGA
- a CDS encoding antitoxin Xre-like helix-turn-helix domain-containing protein produces the protein MSQMPSQQAPASKDAGAVALRTAVNIMEKWNSTSRQIENVLRISRSTYARAKDQQRSVSLDSDQIARISLVLNIHASLRTIFDNPENVYGFPSMANDNAFFDGRSPLDIMGEGSFIQLYETFRRIDALRGAQW, from the coding sequence ATGAGCCAAATGCCCAGCCAGCAAGCCCCTGCCAGCAAGGATGCGGGTGCCGTTGCGCTTCGCACTGCAGTGAACATCATGGAAAAATGGAACTCCACCTCCAGGCAGATTGAAAATGTGCTGCGTATTTCCCGCAGCACCTATGCCCGCGCCAAGGATCAACAGCGCTCGGTTAGCCTGGACAGCGACCAGATTGCCCGCATCAGCCTTGTGCTGAACATTCACGCCAGCCTGCGCACGATTTTCGACAACCCGGAGAACGTCTACGGCTTCCCGTCCATGGCCAATGACAATGCCTTTTTCGACGGCCGCTCACCGCTGGACATCATGGGGGAAGGCTCCTTCATCCAGCTTTACGAAACATTCCGGCGCATCGATGCGCTGCGTGGTGCCCAATGGTAA
- a CDS encoding NAD-dependent succinate-semialdehyde dehydrogenase, producing the protein MNTPYDPLYLFIDGQWLDAKSHHTAPVINPATEEVIGQIPLATTAELDRALLAAQRGFEQWRSTVPAERARVLKRAADLLLERAPHIAAQMTLEEGKPIGEAMDEVTRAAEYFEWFAESARRIDGRVVPANRPGVLQMVKRQPIGPVAAFTPWNFPAITPARKLSAALAAGCSVILKPGEESPATALALARALDDAGLPKGVLQVVFGVPDEVSSQLIASPIIRKVTFTGSVPIGRLLSRRAAEGVKPITLELGGHGPVLVFDDADIEHAATQGAANRFRGTGQVCISSTRFIVQRGAYAQFAEHFVAATLALRVGNGMHPHTQVGPLANRRQLSKMEELVADAVAKGAHVLAGGEALPGPGFFFAPTVLANVPMDARIMHEEPFGPIAILMPFNELADGLAEANRLPYGLSAYAFTRSARTAIDVADGLEAGMIGINQYRIVATELPFGGIKESGHGAEGGVEGIEYYLTHKFISQI; encoded by the coding sequence ATGAACACGCCCTACGACCCGCTTTACCTCTTCATCGACGGCCAATGGCTCGACGCCAAAAGCCACCACACCGCGCCGGTCATCAACCCGGCAACCGAGGAAGTCATTGGTCAGATACCACTGGCCACCACGGCTGAACTGGACCGCGCGCTGTTGGCCGCGCAACGCGGCTTTGAGCAATGGCGCAGCACCGTGCCCGCAGAGCGCGCGCGGGTGCTCAAGCGTGCTGCCGACCTGCTGCTGGAGCGTGCGCCGCACATTGCCGCGCAGATGACCCTGGAAGAAGGCAAGCCAATTGGCGAAGCCATGGACGAAGTGACCCGAGCAGCCGAATACTTTGAATGGTTCGCCGAAAGTGCCCGTCGCATTGATGGCCGTGTGGTACCTGCCAACCGCCCCGGCGTGTTGCAAATGGTCAAGCGCCAGCCAATCGGGCCCGTGGCCGCCTTCACGCCCTGGAACTTCCCGGCCATCACCCCGGCGCGCAAGCTGTCTGCCGCCCTGGCGGCAGGTTGCAGCGTCATCCTCAAACCCGGGGAAGAAAGCCCCGCCACCGCGCTGGCACTGGCCCGCGCACTGGACGATGCCGGCTTGCCCAAAGGTGTGCTGCAGGTGGTGTTTGGCGTACCGGATGAGGTTTCCAGCCAACTGATTGCCTCGCCGATCATTCGCAAAGTCACGTTCACCGGCTCGGTGCCCATCGGCCGCCTGCTGTCGCGGCGGGCCGCCGAGGGTGTAAAGCCCATCACCCTCGAACTGGGCGGCCATGGCCCGGTACTGGTTTTCGACGACGCAGACATCGAGCACGCCGCCACACAGGGCGCCGCCAACCGCTTTCGGGGTACTGGCCAGGTGTGTATTTCGTCAACACGCTTCATCGTCCAGCGTGGGGCTTATGCGCAGTTTGCCGAACACTTCGTGGCCGCCACCTTGGCATTGCGGGTGGGCAACGGCATGCACCCGCACACCCAGGTAGGGCCACTGGCCAACAGGCGGCAGCTGAGCAAGATGGAAGAGCTGGTGGCAGATGCCGTTGCCAAAGGCGCGCACGTGCTGGCAGGGGGTGAAGCCTTGCCCGGCCCGGGGTTCTTTTTCGCACCCACGGTACTGGCCAACGTGCCCATGGACGCCCGCATCATGCATGAGGAGCCGTTCGGCCCCATCGCCATCCTGATGCCATTCAATGAGCTTGCAGATGGGCTGGCAGAGGCCAATCGCCTGCCCTATGGGCTTTCAGCCTATGCCTTCACCCGCAGCGCCCGCACGGCCATCGATGTGGCCGACGGCCTGGAGGCCGGCATGATCGGCATCAACCAGTACCGCATCGTCGCCACCGAGCTGCCCTTCGGCGGGATCAAGGAAAGCGGCCACGGCGCCGAGGGCGGCGTGGAAGGCATCGAGTACTACCTCACCCACAAATTCATCAGCCAGATCTGA
- a CDS encoding Lrp/AsnC family transcriptional regulator, with product MDLKILGKLQKDCSQNLELLSDSVGLSSTSCYRRIRRLESAGIIKAKVAILDERKLGIQVTAFFLVKLDRDSYDIDRKMQHILASHPEIQDCYLMTGEFDFVMVAKFRDATEYTDYIYRFLDTYRDIPIRTYSSTLVVRTVKKSYELPLEGGWRHAVDG from the coding sequence ATGGATCTGAAAATTCTGGGCAAGCTGCAGAAGGATTGCAGCCAGAATCTGGAGTTGCTCAGCGACAGCGTCGGGCTGTCATCCACCAGTTGCTACCGGCGCATCAGGCGGCTGGAAAGCGCAGGCATCATCAAGGCCAAGGTCGCGATACTGGACGAGCGCAAGCTCGGCATACAGGTGACGGCCTTTTTTCTGGTCAAGCTGGACCGCGACAGCTACGACATCGACCGCAAGATGCAGCACATTCTGGCCAGCCACCCGGAGATTCAGGACTGCTACCTGATGACGGGCGAGTTCGATTTCGTGATGGTTGCCAAGTTTCGTGATGCGACCGAGTACACCGACTATATCTACCGGTTTCTGGACACGTACCGGGATATTCCGATTCGCACGTATTCATCTACGCTGGTGGTGCGTACGGTGAAAAAGTCGTATGAGTTGCCACTGGAGGGTGGGTGGCGTCATGCGGTGGATGGGTGA
- a CDS encoding LysR family transcriptional regulator, whose protein sequence is MKIDDMDAFVAVIRCQSTNLAAEALQLTQPAITRRVQNFEEALGATLLDRNTKPLKPTPMGLRVYEQCKAILREIDALRELVANDGAPSGTLRLGVPQTLGDVVLLEALAHIREAYPQLRTQVSSGWGSSLIARMENGELDAAAALFPPGKIFPEGIASRSIARMPLKVVAAKGSVAKRSYKLKDCYTRGWVLNPDGCGFRAGLQRALSEQGLSLSINLETFGTELQLGLVANGQGLGLVPEPLLLASKHRDALEVLSISDFKPQVDLWLFHPRYLGNLQDPVELFGEVAGHRLLG, encoded by the coding sequence ATGAAAATCGATGATATGGACGCGTTCGTCGCCGTCATCCGTTGCCAATCCACCAACCTGGCAGCCGAAGCCCTGCAACTGACACAACCGGCCATCACCCGCCGTGTGCAGAACTTCGAGGAAGCACTTGGTGCCACCCTGCTCGACCGCAACACCAAGCCACTCAAGCCCACCCCAATGGGCCTGCGGGTGTACGAGCAGTGCAAGGCAATACTGCGCGAAATCGACGCGCTGCGCGAACTGGTGGCCAACGACGGTGCCCCCTCGGGCACCTTGCGCCTGGGCGTGCCGCAAACCCTGGGTGATGTGGTGCTGCTGGAGGCCCTGGCACACATCCGCGAGGCCTACCCGCAGTTGCGCACCCAGGTGAGCAGCGGCTGGGGCAGCAGCCTGATCGCACGCATGGAAAACGGCGAACTGGATGCTGCCGCGGCACTGTTCCCGCCGGGCAAGATCTTCCCGGAGGGCATTGCCAGCCGCTCGATTGCGCGTATGCCGTTGAAAGTGGTGGCGGCCAAGGGCAGCGTTGCCAAGCGCAGTTACAAGCTCAAGGACTGCTACACCCGCGGCTGGGTGCTCAACCCCGATGGTTGCGGCTTTCGTGCCGGGCTGCAGCGTGCGCTGAGCGAACAAGGGCTGAGCCTGTCAATCAACCTGGAAACCTTCGGCACCGAGCTGCAACTGGGGCTGGTCGCCAACGGCCAGGGTCTGGGCCTGGTGCCCGAGCCGCTGCTGCTGGCCAGCAAGCATCGCGATGCGCTGGAAGTGCTCTCGATCAGCGATTTCAAGCCACAGGTCGACCTATGGCTGTTCCATCCCCGTTACCTGGGCAACCTGCAAGACCCGGTTGAATTGTTTGGCGAGGTCGCCGGGCACCGGTTGCTGGGTTGA
- a CDS encoding tyrosinase family protein codes for MIVAKPTWTADIHGLFTAPYWIPAEQRAAVAATWAGCMNGYFVYLDNPESVKTWSETIYQHLASRNMPLTLDQQQFWPIDALETFRLWVNQGWRLDASAPFDIAERIPPPDLPQTVKRVRQDIRALPLDQLNLYRAKLDDVMRVGDPDSGSPWQRYAYIHTNWCLHYQEAFALWHRAYLLYLEGLIGCAIPYWDWMAEDASVDGSPQAGLPQAFLDETYVHPHTGETRPNPLRYAAAKDGCSKVCANGATKGVDCRYVQRDPLFYTRGDDSRLARSRLYAMSRIFQQQVVDALKFTTFSQPQGVPGYPWANIPVFDPPQKDNLYPNRALNFDGLYEQPHDNYHGWIGGDMADNAYTAFDPVFCSYHANIDRMLEVWIRANPGAQYTTQCLLQPFAGHDATQVTFTSADAWRYTTLGDMAQDSRHIGYDYGTPVAPQFGAPKAATSACCKHNVNTTPAAGNAAGPGPWVVFDHVRCTHDTYLIDAFLDQPEATAAHASADNPHYVGRFSRIGMGLVDDKGRCITHGVSRALNAARNAAALGLGPHDAVQLSLVVTHLDSGRVLTPDDCTALPGFTAVLVWDDPRQTLAGPPPVAGCCSTSTSHTPGEPK; via the coding sequence ATGATTGTTGCCAAACCGACATGGACCGCGGATATACACGGCCTTTTCACCGCTCCCTACTGGATTCCTGCCGAGCAGCGTGCAGCTGTGGCGGCCACCTGGGCCGGGTGCATGAACGGCTATTTCGTGTACCTGGACAACCCGGAATCGGTCAAGACCTGGTCAGAAACCATCTACCAGCACCTGGCCTCGCGCAACATGCCGCTGACCCTTGACCAGCAGCAGTTCTGGCCAATCGATGCGCTGGAAACCTTCAGGTTATGGGTCAACCAGGGCTGGCGCCTCGACGCCAGTGCGCCATTCGATATCGCCGAACGCATTCCCCCACCAGACCTGCCGCAAACGGTGAAGCGCGTGAGGCAGGACATCCGCGCCCTGCCCCTTGATCAACTGAACCTGTACCGCGCCAAGCTGGACGACGTGATGCGGGTGGGCGACCCGGACAGCGGTTCACCCTGGCAACGGTACGCCTACATCCACACCAACTGGTGCCTGCATTATCAAGAGGCTTTTGCCCTCTGGCACCGCGCGTACCTGTTGTATCTGGAAGGCCTGATCGGCTGCGCCATCCCTTACTGGGACTGGATGGCCGAAGATGCCAGTGTCGACGGCAGCCCTCAGGCAGGCTTGCCCCAGGCGTTTCTCGATGAAACCTATGTGCACCCGCACACCGGCGAAACCCGGCCCAACCCTTTGCGCTATGCGGCCGCCAAGGACGGTTGCTCCAAAGTGTGCGCCAATGGCGCTACCAAGGGGGTCGACTGCCGGTATGTGCAACGTGACCCCTTGTTTTACACCCGTGGTGACGATTCACGCCTGGCACGCTCGCGGTTGTACGCCATGAGCCGGATCTTCCAGCAACAGGTAGTCGATGCCCTGAAGTTCACCACCTTCAGCCAGCCACAAGGTGTGCCGGGTTACCCATGGGCCAACATTCCGGTATTCGACCCGCCCCAGAAGGACAACCTGTACCCCAATCGAGCCCTCAACTTCGACGGCCTGTACGAACAACCCCACGACAACTATCACGGCTGGATCGGCGGCGACATGGCCGACAATGCCTATACCGCCTTCGACCCGGTGTTCTGCTCGTATCACGCCAACATCGACCGCATGCTGGAGGTCTGGATCAGGGCCAACCCGGGGGCGCAGTACACCACCCAGTGCCTGCTGCAACCTTTCGCCGGCCATGACGCCACGCAGGTCACCTTCACCAGTGCCGACGCCTGGCGCTATACCACCCTCGGTGACATGGCCCAGGACAGCCGCCATATCGGCTACGACTACGGTACACCGGTGGCCCCCCAGTTCGGCGCGCCGAAGGCGGCAACAAGCGCCTGCTGCAAGCACAACGTAAACACCACGCCTGCGGCGGGCAATGCGGCCGGGCCCGGGCCGTGGGTGGTATTCGACCATGTGCGCTGCACCCATGACACCTACCTGATCGATGCCTTCCTCGACCAGCCTGAGGCTACCGCGGCCCACGCAAGCGCTGACAACCCCCATTACGTGGGGCGCTTCAGCCGTATCGGCATGGGGTTGGTCGATGACAAGGGCCGCTGCATCACCCATGGCGTGTCCCGCGCACTGAACGCGGCCCGCAACGCCGCTGCGCTGGGCCTTGGCCCCCACGATGCGGTGCAACTGTCGTTGGTGGTGACCCACCTTGACAGCGGCCGGGTGCTGACGCCGGACGACTGCACCGCCCTGCCCGGATTCACCGCCGTACTGGTGTGGGACGACCCACGCCAAACCCTCGCCGGTCCGCCTCCGGTCGCCGGCTGCTGCTCCACTTCCACTTCACACACACCTGGAGAACCGAAATGA
- a CDS encoding RES family NAD+ phosphorylase, which yields MVNAASLHAVRGGGLIQSYRLVNSKFPPIALFDDVASADEFDILYAVQALTNPRLQNEVGSLNLIPRSEIPFGIKGCSYATAPFTHVNPDGSRFADGSFGMLYLADTMETAIAEVRHHQQAYWSKVHGLNYERFVFRGLVCQFDEAGVLDATSLPLTHPIYAPDDYTFARALGRDVKAAKAPGLRYHSVRAMGNTCWALTTPRQVASIIQSSHYEMVWSGRITSVNKLVAGA from the coding sequence ATGGTAAATGCTGCAAGCTTGCACGCAGTACGCGGCGGTGGCCTCATCCAGTCGTACCGGTTGGTGAATTCGAAGTTCCCCCCCATCGCGCTGTTCGATGACGTCGCGAGCGCGGATGAGTTCGACATCCTGTATGCGGTTCAGGCACTCACCAACCCCCGGCTGCAGAACGAAGTCGGCAGCCTTAACCTGATTCCACGCAGCGAAATTCCATTCGGGATCAAGGGTTGTTCTTACGCGACAGCACCCTTTACCCATGTGAACCCTGACGGTTCGCGCTTCGCGGACGGCTCGTTCGGCATGCTGTACCTGGCCGACACCATGGAAACCGCCATTGCCGAAGTGCGCCACCATCAACAAGCGTACTGGAGCAAGGTCCATGGCCTGAATTACGAGCGCTTCGTGTTCAGGGGGCTGGTTTGCCAATTTGATGAAGCCGGCGTGCTCGACGCGACCAGCCTGCCTTTGACGCACCCGATCTACGCACCGGATGACTACACGTTTGCACGCGCGTTGGGCCGGGACGTGAAAGCTGCCAAGGCGCCGGGGCTGCGCTATCACTCGGTTCGCGCGATGGGCAACACCTGCTGGGCGCTGACGACTCCACGCCAGGTGGCCTCGATCATCCAGTCATCTCATTATGAAATGGTATGGAGCGGGCGGATTACCAGCGTGAACAAACTGGTGGCAGGCGCTTAG
- a CDS encoding NAD(P)H-quinone oxidoreductase yields the protein MQAITFETFGGPEVLQLSDVPAPAVRPTDLLVQVHAAGVNRADLTHRTGGYGRPNFGDSTLMGLEMAGEVIQIGSQVQGYQIGDRVMGVVGGGAYAEIARIDYRMAMPIPAGLDYVHAAAIPEVFVTAHEAMMHLAQLKAGETVLIHAAAGGVGSAAVQLAHAAGAKVFATTDAGKLTRVEHLGAAVAIDYKAQDFTEVVAQHTDGRGVDVIIDFVGKPYFARNLQALANGGRLVQVGIMGGGGDVAVRLEDILYRHLKIIGTVMKSRTQPEKHAMVGRFRAHWLNRFVGAGGLEPVVDSTIPFERAADAHRRMEAALNVGKIILTWHHSPVRLC from the coding sequence ATGCAAGCCATTACCTTTGAAACGTTCGGGGGCCCAGAAGTGCTCCAGCTGAGCGACGTACCGGCACCGGCCGTGCGCCCTACCGACCTGTTGGTGCAAGTGCATGCCGCCGGCGTCAATCGGGCGGACCTGACCCACCGAACAGGCGGCTACGGGCGCCCCAATTTTGGCGATTCGACGCTCATGGGCCTGGAGATGGCCGGCGAGGTCATCCAGATCGGCAGCCAGGTACAGGGTTACCAGATCGGTGATCGAGTCATGGGTGTTGTGGGCGGCGGCGCCTATGCTGAAATCGCCCGCATCGACTACCGCATGGCAATGCCGATCCCTGCCGGCCTGGACTACGTACATGCAGCGGCCATACCCGAGGTGTTCGTCACCGCACACGAAGCCATGATGCACCTGGCGCAGCTGAAGGCCGGTGAAACCGTGCTCATCCACGCCGCCGCGGGGGGCGTAGGCTCGGCCGCAGTGCAGTTGGCCCATGCCGCGGGCGCCAAGGTTTTTGCCACGACCGACGCGGGCAAACTCACCCGCGTCGAGCATTTGGGGGCCGCTGTAGCCATCGATTACAAGGCGCAGGACTTTACCGAGGTGGTCGCGCAGCACACCGATGGCCGCGGCGTCGATGTGATCATCGATTTCGTGGGCAAGCCATACTTCGCCCGTAACCTGCAGGCACTGGCCAACGGTGGCAGGCTGGTTCAGGTAGGCATCATGGGCGGTGGCGGGGATGTTGCGGTAAGGCTCGAAGACATCCTGTACCGCCACCTGAAAATCATCGGCACCGTGATGAAATCGCGTACCCAGCCAGAAAAGCACGCGATGGTCGGGCGCTTTCGGGCGCATTGGCTCAACCGCTTCGTCGGCGCTGGCGGCCTGGAGCCGGTAGTCGACAGCACGATCCCGTTCGAACGCGCCGCAGATGCCCATCGCCGGATGGAAGCCGCTCTGAACGTGGGCAAGATCATTTTGACATGGCATCACTCACCCGTCAGATTATGCTAA
- the potE gene encoding putrescine-ornithine antiporter yields MAEASRKMSLTGLTTLVTVNMMGSGIILLPTSMAQLGAVSLLSWVFTAIGSMAIAYCLAQCGVFCTRSGGLSAYTEEAHAKSGFFLCSYLYFLSLAIANVAVAISAVGYMTAFVPWLGTGAIPLCVGTISLIWLTTLANFGGPKVTGKIGAFTVWGVIIPVAGLSIFGWYWFDPDILRAAWNPNQLPISEAISKAIPLTLWAFLGMESAAQATDAVENPRRNVPLACLFGTLGAAVVYVLSTTVIQGIIPNADLAKSSAPFALVYATIFSPAVGNFVMALAVVACIGSLLGWQFTLAQTAKMTADQDLFLKLFGKVNAMNAPAIGMTVCAMLQTVMALSTISPDAAAQFARLVSLAAVTNLIPYITALTGLLVIMHKAGVTPGVYTRNMVVLLVAVGYSLYALHACGLEAVMGGTLVLAIGYLCYGFLGQKFAEASVPRR; encoded by the coding sequence ATGGCTGAGGCAAGCAGGAAGATGAGCCTGACGGGGCTCACTACGCTGGTGACGGTGAACATGATGGGCAGCGGGATCATCCTGTTGCCCACCAGCATGGCGCAGCTGGGGGCCGTTTCGCTGCTGTCCTGGGTGTTCACCGCCATAGGCTCCATGGCCATTGCTTACTGCCTGGCGCAATGCGGGGTGTTTTGTACACGCTCTGGCGGCTTGTCGGCCTACACCGAGGAAGCCCATGCGAAGTCGGGCTTCTTCCTGTGTTCCTATCTGTACTTCCTGTCCCTGGCCATCGCCAACGTGGCGGTTGCCATTTCCGCGGTGGGCTACATGACTGCGTTCGTGCCCTGGCTGGGGACCGGCGCGATTCCCCTGTGTGTCGGCACGATCAGCTTGATCTGGCTGACCACGCTGGCCAATTTCGGTGGGCCGAAGGTCACCGGCAAGATTGGCGCGTTCACGGTGTGGGGCGTGATCATTCCGGTCGCGGGGCTAAGTATCTTCGGCTGGTACTGGTTCGACCCGGACATCCTCAGGGCCGCCTGGAACCCCAACCAGCTGCCGATTTCCGAGGCTATCAGCAAGGCCATCCCGCTGACCCTGTGGGCGTTCCTCGGCATGGAATCCGCGGCCCAGGCCACCGACGCCGTGGAGAACCCCAGGCGCAACGTGCCACTGGCCTGCCTGTTCGGCACGCTGGGGGCTGCCGTTGTGTACGTGCTGTCCACCACGGTCATCCAGGGCATCATCCCCAATGCCGACCTGGCCAAGTCCTCGGCGCCGTTCGCGCTGGTCTATGCCACGATCTTCAGCCCGGCTGTAGGCAACTTCGTCATGGCACTGGCGGTGGTGGCCTGCATCGGCTCGCTGCTGGGCTGGCAATTCACCTTGGCGCAAACCGCCAAGATGACAGCGGACCAGGACCTTTTCCTGAAACTGTTCGGCAAGGTCAATGCCATGAATGCCCCCGCGATCGGCATGACTGTCTGCGCCATGCTGCAAACCGTGATGGCCCTGTCGACCATCTCGCCGGACGCCGCTGCCCAGTTCGCCAGGCTGGTCAGCCTGGCAGCGGTGACCAACCTGATTCCCTACATCACAGCCTTGACCGGCTTGCTGGTGATCATGCACAAGGCAGGCGTCACCCCGGGCGTGTATACCCGCAACATGGTGGTGCTGCTGGTTGCCGTGGGGTATTCGTTGTATGCGCTGCATGCCTGCGGGCTGGAGGCGGTGATGGGCGGCACCTTGGTGCTGGCGATCGGTTACCTGTGCTATGGGTTTCTGGGGCAGAAGTTTGCCGAAGCGTCCGTGCCTCGACGCTAG
- the katB gene encoding catalase KatB, translating into MIPSLPHFQPGRLLVTAALATTLLAQSVQAATLTRDNGAPVGDNQNSQTAGENGSVLLQDVQLLQKLQRFDRERIPERVVHARGTGAHGEFVASADISELSMAKVFRPGEKTPVMVRFSSVVHGTHSPETLRDPRGFATKFYTADGNWDLVGNNFPTFFIRDAIKFPDMVHAFKPDPRTNLDDDSRRFDFFSHVPEATRTLTLLYSNEGTPASYREMDGNSVHAYKFVNAKGDVHYVKFHWKSLQGQKNLDPQQVAQIQGRDYSHMTHDLVSAINKGNFPKWDLYIQVLKPEDMAKLDYDPLDATKIWPNIPERKIGQMVLNRNVDNFFQETEQVAMAPSNLVPGIEPSEDRLLQGRLFAYADTQMHRVGANGLSLPVNRPRVEVNTINQDGPANHGASNSGVNYQPSRLQPREEQPAARYVQTPLNGTTQQAKIRREQNFKQAGELYRSYSKKEQTDLINSLGEALATADEQSRYIMLSFFYKADADYGTGLAKVAKADLKRVQQLAARLQD; encoded by the coding sequence ATGATCCCTTCCCTGCCCCATTTCCAACCCGGCCGCTTGCTGGTCACGGCCGCCTTGGCCACGACACTGCTGGCGCAGTCGGTTCAAGCGGCCACACTGACACGTGACAACGGCGCCCCCGTCGGCGACAACCAGAACTCACAAACCGCTGGCGAAAACGGTTCCGTTTTGTTGCAAGACGTACAGCTGCTGCAAAAGCTTCAGCGCTTTGACCGCGAACGCATCCCGGAGCGTGTGGTGCATGCCCGGGGCACCGGTGCTCACGGCGAATTCGTCGCCAGCGCCGACATCAGCGAACTGAGCATGGCCAAGGTGTTCCGCCCAGGGGAGAAGACCCCGGTCATGGTGCGTTTCTCGTCGGTCGTTCACGGCACTCACTCGCCGGAAACACTGCGCGACCCCCGCGGTTTTGCCACCAAATTCTATACCGCTGATGGCAACTGGGACCTGGTAGGCAACAACTTCCCGACGTTCTTCATCCGCGATGCCATCAAGTTCCCGGACATGGTGCATGCCTTCAAGCCGGACCCGCGCACCAACCTCGATGACGATTCGCGCCGCTTCGACTTCTTCTCCCATGTACCTGAAGCAACCCGTACGCTGACGTTGTTGTACTCCAACGAAGGTACCCCGGCCAGCTACCGTGAAATGGACGGCAACAGCGTTCACGCTTACAAGTTTGTAAATGCCAAAGGTGACGTGCACTACGTCAAGTTCCACTGGAAGAGCCTGCAAGGCCAAAAGAACCTTGACCCGCAACAGGTCGCGCAAATCCAGGGCCGCGACTACAGCCACATGACCCACGACCTGGTCAGCGCGATCAACAAAGGCAACTTCCCGAAGTGGGACTTGTACATCCAGGTGCTCAAGCCTGAAGACATGGCCAAACTGGACTACGACCCGCTGGACGCCACCAAGATCTGGCCCAACATCCCAGAGCGCAAGATCGGCCAGATGGTACTTAACCGCAACGTCGACAACTTCTTCCAGGAAACCGAACAGGTCGCCATGGCGCCGTCGAACCTGGTACCGGGCATCGAACCGTCCGAAGACCGCCTGCTGCAAGGGCGCCTGTTCGCCTATGCCGACACGCAGATGCACCGTGTGGGTGCCAATGGCCTGAGCCTGCCGGTCAACCGCCCGCGTGTGGAGGTCAACACCATCAACCAGGATGGGCCGGCCAACCATGGCGCCAGCAACAGCGGCGTGAACTACCAGCCAAGCCGGCTGCAGCCGCGTGAGGAGCAGCCCGCTGCCCGTTACGTTCAGACCCCGCTCAACGGCACCACCCAGCAAGCCAAGATCCGCCGTGAGCAAAACTTCAAGCAGGCAGGCGAGCTGTACCGGTCCTACAGCAAAAAGGAACAGACCGACCTGATCAACAGCCTGGGTGAAGCGTTGGCCACCGCTGACGAACAAAGCCGTTACATCATGCTGTCGTTCTTCTACAAAGCGGATGCGGACTACGGCACCGGGCTGGCCAAAGTGGCCAAGGCCGACCTCAAGCGGGTCCAGCAACTGGCAGCCAGGCTGCAGGACTGA